A genomic region of Colletes latitarsis isolate SP2378_abdomen chromosome 7, iyColLati1, whole genome shotgun sequence contains the following coding sequences:
- the L(2)37cd gene encoding general transcription factor IIIC subunit l(2)37Cd translates to MSELNDESDENEAFDARDGKDEDFNIDDYQKEIDSDDSYCDLPETNNDDNNTLEDNQDVDKQQENEYIGPVLPGGHRFDRKFVAIKYPGNVINPDKAINTLGGIHGICTAVNTPNRRLELKFRPEEPYCKPACGDRYNTKGFLLRVRIKKSRIKKIEETERKQMEERSTRTMDLKNDQNNINEQNNMDTQDTELEYNYTENKDQEEQIITNLVDQIQGCSVSTLDDVGDSSRKILSSGSIKDSHALSTDNNTQFTKHKKNIMPTFDRAKYEDLSEDKDYELPKLKILGRIDTEFRFRNLCDFQYLPMTQSKADPKKLECIYDKICPTNIPHHSWLKNDVPYFLPPAAFSRMGTVQQYVPKTEVNSYPENIIGKNRKRKTGFSNFIYFSTPEVPTKPPIGIETALKIKFVQTKHFELMHKIFEERPIWSKNAIMYETKFSNDRLKILLPSVAYYFMTGPWKIMWVKLGYDPREDISARKYQTLDYRLKAMHGLGSTVKCKRSYSDYLLPCKSTPAGKKKAILSGTSSQEQTLKKEQELNENVYIYREGTVPPSRQMFYQYCDVLVDDIQEMLAKLPDPLPGTRCHEKRGWLPSGFDVQCREIINKQVRTVLRKQMNIPEDHPTSLPGKRKRGIKIKLNKLKSRKKKKNESVSSAEESEEK, encoded by the exons ATGAGTGAACTAAACGACGAAAGTGACGAGAATGAAGCTTTTGATGCTCGGGACGGGAAGGACGAGGATTTCAACATTGACGATTATCAAAAGGAGATTGACAGTGATGATTCTTATTGCGATCTACCAGAGACTAATAATGATGATAACAAC ACCTTGGAAGATAATCAAGATGTGGATAAGCAACAAGAAAATGAGTATATTGGACCGGTGCTTCCCGGAGGCCATAGATTTGATAGAAAGTTTGTTGCCATTAAATATCCTGGAAATGTTATTAATCCAGATAAAGCTATAAATACTTTAGGTGGTATTCATGGCATTTGTACG GCAGTCAATACTCCGAATCGACGTTTAGAGTTAAAGTTTAGACCAGAAGAACCTTACTGTAAACCAGCTTGTGGCGACAGATATAATACTAAAGGGTTCTTGCTTAGagttagaattaaaaaatctcGAATAAAAAAGATCGAAGAAACAGAAAGAAAGCAAATGGAGGAACGATCCACGAGAACCATGGATTTAAAGAATGATCAAAATAATATTAACGAACAAAATAATATGGATACACAAGATACAGAGTTAGAATATAACTATACGGAAAATAAGGATCAAGAAGAACAAATTATAACTAATTTAGTTGATCAAATACAAGGTTGCAGTGTTAGTACTTTGGATGACGTTGGTGATTCTTCTCGAAAGATCTTGTCTTCTGGAAgcattaaagattcacatgcttTGTCGACAGATAATAATACACAATTTACAAAACATAAGAAAAACATAATGCCAACGTTCGACCGCGCTAAATACGAAGACCTTTCCGAAGATAAGGATTACGAATTGCCGAAATTGAAAATTCTGGGACGAATCGATACAGAATTTCGATTCAGAA ATCTTTGCGACTTCCAGTATTTACCGATGACTCAAAGCAAAGCAGATCCAAAAAAGTTGGAATGTATATATGATAAGATTTGTCCAACAAACATACCGCATCACTCTTGGTTAAAGAACGACGTGCCTTATTTCTTGCCGCCAGCCGCGTTCAGCAGAATGGGTACAGTGCAGCAATACGTACCGAAAACTGAAGTCAACTCGTATCCAGAAAATATAATAGGAAAAAATAGAAAACGAAAGACTGGGTTCTCGAATTTTATTTACTTCTCAACGCCGGAGGTTCCCACCAAGCCGCCGATCGGCATAGAAACTGCTTTAAAAATTAAGTTCGTTCAAACCAAACACTTCGAACTGATGCATAAAATTTTTGAGGAACGACCGATATGGTCCAAAAACGCAATAATGTACGAAACTAAATTTTCTaacgatcgtttgaaaattttattaccCTCGGTGGCGTATTACTTCATGACTGGCCCGTGGAAGATCATGTGGGTAAAACTGGGTTACGATCCGAGAGAAGACATTTCTGCAAGGAAGTACCAAACCTTGGATTATAGACTGAAGGCCATGC ATGGTTTGGGATCTACTGTGAAGTGTAAAAGAAGTTATTCGGATTATTTGTTGCCATGCAAATCGACACCAGCTGGAAAGAAAAAAGCAATTCTAAGTGGAACTTCGAGCCAAGAGCAAACCCTTAAAAAGGAGCAAGAATTAAATGAAAATGTATACATTTATCGAGAAGGAACGGTACCCCCTTCGAGACAAATGTTTTATCAG TACTGCGACGTTCTTGTAGATGACATACAAGAAATGTTAGCAAAGTTACCTGATCCTTTACCCGGTACAAGGTGTCACGAAAAAAGAGGCTGGCTACCAAGCGGTTTTGACGTACAGTGTcgagaaattattaataaacaagTCCGAACTGTCTTGAGGAAGCAAATGAATATACCTGAAGATC ATCCTACGTCTTTGCCTGGAAAACGTAAACGCGGTATTAAAATAAAGCTGAACAAACTTAAAAgtagaaagaagaaaaagaacgaATCGGTTTCTAGCGCGGAAGAAAGTGAAGAAAAATAA